A genome region from Bernardetia sp. includes the following:
- a CDS encoding porin family protein encodes MLLNHSKKQNKHLTINTLEKVFFKLLLLFFLGNLISVFSSSTVFGQSDTTAIEDSSLDVRLDSTLSPKKIKSKVSIGLRGGITRGMFEIANPEEADENAAATGSMAMLFINYRIKPSFSIQSEITSGRYRSNNTLYRTALRQGRVDYTLSTIDLNLIGVYSYPIKNWLSISAEAGFSVSYLHNAFGKVIAPNSLGVGSYDVNSDNQFEKLNYGAIVGISPSVKLKGNVLLQASIRYRHGLNNINTFDYKLNRYLADEERTIQTRDVTLQIGFLFLIYRNVKRKIIEE; translated from the coding sequence ATGTTGCTTAATCACTCAAAAAAACAAAATAAACACCTGACTATCAACACCTTAGAAAAAGTTTTTTTTAAACTACTTCTCCTATTTTTTTTAGGAAATTTAATAAGTGTATTTTCTAGTTCTACTGTTTTCGGACAATCTGATACTACTGCTATTGAAGATTCTTCCCTAGACGTTCGTTTAGATTCAACATTGTCGCCCAAGAAAATAAAATCTAAAGTTAGTATTGGTCTGCGAGGTGGCATTACTCGTGGAATGTTTGAAATTGCTAACCCAGAGGAAGCTGATGAGAATGCTGCTGCCACAGGTTCGATGGCTATGCTTTTTATAAATTATCGCATTAAGCCTAGTTTTAGTATTCAATCAGAGATTACCAGTGGACGTTATAGAAGTAATAATACGTTGTATAGAACAGCACTTAGGCAAGGACGTGTAGATTATACCTTATCTACTATTGACTTAAATCTGATAGGAGTATATTCTTACCCTATTAAAAATTGGCTTTCTATTTCAGCAGAGGCAGGTTTTTCAGTATCTTATCTTCATAATGCTTTCGGAAAAGTGATAGCTCCTAACAGTTTGGGAGTAGGTAGTTATGATGTAAATTCAGATAATCAGTTTGAAAAACTAAATTATGGAGCAATAGTAGGTATTAGCCCTAGTGTAAAACTTAAAGGAAATGTATTGTTACAAGCCTCTATTAGATACAGACACGGACTTAATAATATTAATACATTTGATTATAAGCTCAACAGATATTTAGCAGATGAGGAGCGTACTATCCAAACAAGAGATGTAACTTTACAAATTGGTTTTCTTTTCCTAATTTATCGAAATGTTAAAAGGAAAATAATTGAAGAGTAG
- a CDS encoding TolC family protein, which yields MATLKAQSTTTQKWSLDSCISYALRKNVQLKINELGIQNSELALEQSKNDRLPNANASISHNYNWGRSLDPFQNTFVNQRIQTNNLSLNSSTTLYNGSRLKNTIKQNELQIQADRFNYGQAQNDLMLNIASNYLQVILNQEITENARRQKVSTKAQYDRTEQLVEAGVLPRANLYDLEAQLAADQQQIILAENNLMLAKLQLRQLMQLPPTEEFEIVTPEVGDPSAILDGKNPYQIYQLAQTTQPNIKGADVSIEAAQKGVDIAEAGRIPTLSLIAGAGANYTSNQRDGFDFTQPTLAGVDTIGYIQNGTSIPSDYVVTPDFEFPKETFGFFDQLNESFRYNIGLNLQIPIFNRFQVDNTIQRAEIQTQNAKLNAELVRTQLYQTIEQAYISARAAKASFEASQQRVKALEETVRVMEKRLEAGAANSTEYTVVKNNLAVAQADLLRAKYEFIFRIKVLEFYEGKELKF from the coding sequence ATGGCTACTTTAAAAGCACAATCTACAACAACTCAAAAATGGTCGCTTGATTCTTGCATTTCTTATGCTCTTCGAAAAAATGTACAGTTAAAAATAAACGAACTTGGCATTCAAAATTCGGAGTTAGCCTTAGAACAATCTAAAAATGATAGATTACCAAATGCCAATGCGTCTATTTCACATAATTACAACTGGGGACGTTCGCTTGACCCTTTTCAAAACACTTTTGTTAATCAGCGTATCCAGACGAATAACTTATCTTTAAACTCTTCAACTACTTTATACAACGGTTCTCGTTTGAAAAATACTATCAAACAAAATGAATTACAGATTCAAGCAGATAGATTTAATTATGGACAAGCACAAAACGATTTGATGCTCAACATTGCTAGCAATTATCTGCAAGTAATTTTGAATCAAGAAATCACAGAAAATGCTCGTCGCCAGAAAGTGAGTACAAAAGCACAGTATGACAGAACAGAGCAGCTCGTAGAAGCAGGAGTTCTGCCAAGAGCAAATTTATATGACTTAGAAGCACAGCTTGCAGCTGACCAACAGCAAATTATTTTGGCAGAAAACAATCTTATGCTTGCCAAATTGCAACTTCGCCAACTGATGCAACTTCCTCCTACTGAAGAATTTGAAATCGTTACGCCAGAAGTAGGTGACCCTTCAGCTATCTTAGATGGAAAAAACCCATATCAAATCTATCAGCTTGCCCAAACAACTCAACCTAACATCAAAGGAGCAGATGTAAGTATAGAAGCAGCTCAAAAAGGCGTAGATATTGCAGAAGCTGGCAGAATTCCGACACTTTCCCTAATAGCAGGTGCAGGAGCAAACTACACAAGTAACCAAAGGGACGGATTTGACTTTACTCAACCTACATTAGCAGGAGTAGATACAATTGGATATATTCAAAATGGCACTAGTATTCCTAGTGATTATGTAGTAACTCCAGATTTTGAATTTCCAAAGGAGACTTTTGGTTTTTTCGATCAACTGAATGAATCTTTTAGATATAACATAGGCTTGAACCTTCAAATTCCTATTTTTAATCGTTTTCAAGTAGATAATACTATTCAGAGGGCAGAAATTCAGACACAAAATGCCAAGCTCAATGCAGAATTGGTTCGTACACAACTTTATCAAACCATTGAGCAAGCCTATATTTCAGCTCGTGCAGCAAAGGCTTCTTTTGAAGCAAGCCAGCAACGAGTAAAAGCTCTTGAAGAAACCGTAAGGGTAATGGAAAAAAGATTGGAAGCAGGAGCAGCTAACAGTACAGAATATACTGTGGTAAAGAACAACCTTGCCGTAGCACAAGCAGATTTACTTAGAGCAAAATATGAATTCATATTTAGAATAAAAGTCTTGGAATTTTATGAAGGAAAAGAGTTGAAATTTTAA
- the trxB gene encoding thioredoxin-disulfide reductase produces MSEVHTTKCLIIGSGPAGYTAAIYAARAGLKPILYKGQQPGGQLTITNDVENFPGYADGVMGPQMMQDLDKQAGRFGTDLRYGVIEKVEFNKEGGTHIAYDDSGIKIEAETVIISTGAAAKWLGLPSEAEYNGKGVSACAVCDGFFFRGQEVAIVGGGDTACEEASYLAKLCKKVYMIVRRDELRASKIMQQRVMTKDNIEILWNTETQQILGDSENVTSVRLLNNQTNETQDLPVQGFFVAIGHKPNTDIFKGQLDMDESNYLVTQNDSTLTNIPGVFASGDAQDKIYRQAVTAAGTGCMAALDAERYLVEKEAMVNA; encoded by the coding sequence ATGTCAGAAGTACATACAACAAAGTGTCTTATTATCGGTTCAGGACCAGCAGGTTATACAGCAGCTATTTATGCTGCACGTGCAGGACTAAAACCAATCTTATATAAAGGACAACAACCAGGTGGGCAACTTACCATTACTAATGATGTAGAAAACTTCCCTGGCTATGCAGATGGAGTGATGGGTCCTCAAATGATGCAAGACCTAGACAAACAGGCTGGACGTTTCGGAACAGACTTGCGTTATGGTGTTATTGAAAAGGTAGAATTTAACAAAGAGGGAGGAACGCACATTGCTTACGACGACTCTGGGATAAAAATAGAAGCTGAAACAGTTATCATTTCTACGGGTGCTGCTGCAAAGTGGCTTGGTTTGCCTTCTGAAGCAGAGTATAATGGAAAAGGAGTTTCTGCTTGTGCTGTTTGTGATGGTTTTTTCTTTAGAGGACAAGAGGTTGCTATTGTTGGTGGTGGTGATACAGCTTGTGAAGAAGCTAGTTATTTGGCAAAACTTTGTAAGAAAGTATATATGATTGTGCGTCGTGATGAGCTTCGTGCTTCCAAAATTATGCAACAACGTGTCATGACAAAAGACAACATCGAAATTCTTTGGAATACAGAAACACAACAAATTTTGGGAGATAGTGAGAATGTAACTTCTGTTCGTCTGCTAAACAATCAGACTAACGAAACACAAGACCTTCCAGTACAGGGATTCTTTGTCGCTATCGGACATAAGCCAAATACAGATATTTTCAAAGGACAACTAGATATGGATGAGAGTAATTATTTGGTTACACAAAATGATAGTACCCTTACAAATATTCCTGGTGTATTTGCTTCTGGAGATGCACAAGATAAAATCTATCGCCAAGCTGTAACGGCAGCAGGAACAGGCTGTATGGCTGCTCTTGATGCCGAACGTTATTTGGTAGAGAAAGAAGCTATGGTAAATGCTTAA